In uncultured Draconibacterium sp., one genomic interval encodes:
- a CDS encoding DUF4424 family protein yields MKNLGEQEKLQIGFPEMNFYHYRLISESEKLNKFKVKENGKTVKFYLSDSLKTDVELRRKIDSYQIIQDWYLWDGEFQKGESKTIEVQYSLPFGMLYKTNERFFTYLLSTGANWKGTIGKAEIIVNLKDIEIDSLISQQPNNCEVTNDQLKWTFSDFEPTTNDDIKINYNSNKVLYTGKKPIPPVFIVNENLDDKFDLKSIEPNDIAGIEVIKNPEETKKYTNQNNGVVKIYTKDFVLTEVKKLIRAKSNEEIVLTSYDQLKENYCLFVNRDEVDFVKIIGVNTKSVAKLEIIGLNDEKSKIMIELKK; encoded by the coding sequence ATGAAAAACCTTGGAGAACAAGAAAAACTTCAAATTGGCTTTCCCGAGATGAATTTCTATCACTATCGGTTGATAAGTGAATCAGAAAAGCTAAATAAATTTAAAGTAAAAGAAAATGGTAAGACTGTAAAATTTTACCTTTCCGATTCATTGAAAACCGATGTAGAATTACGAAGAAAAATTGATTCATATCAAATTATTCAGGACTGGTATTTATGGGATGGCGAATTTCAAAAAGGAGAATCAAAAACGATTGAAGTGCAATATTCATTACCTTTTGGAATGCTTTACAAAACAAACGAAAGATTCTTCACATACTTGCTAAGTACAGGAGCGAATTGGAAGGGTACAATTGGGAAAGCCGAAATTATTGTAAATCTAAAAGACATAGAAATAGATTCATTAATTTCTCAACAGCCTAATAACTGTGAAGTAACCAATGACCAATTGAAATGGACTTTCTCAGATTTCGAACCTACGACAAACGATGATATAAAGATTAATTACAACTCCAATAAAGTACTGTATACAGGAAAGAAACCTATTCCTCCAGTATTCATTGTTAACGAAAATTTAGATGACAAATTTGATTTAAAATCAATAGAACCGAATGATATTGCAGGTATTGAAGTCATCAAGAATCCCGAAGAAACTAAGAAATATACGAACCAAAACAATGGAGTAGTTAAAATCTATACAAAAGACTTTGTTCTAACGGAAGTAAAGAAACTAATAAGAGCAAAATCCAATGAAGAAATCGTATTAACTAGCTATGACCAATTAAAGGAGAACTATTGTTTGTTTGTCAATCGAGACGAAGTTGATTTTGTAAAAATTATAGGAGTGAATACAAAATCAGTTGCAAAACTTGAAATCATTGGCTTAAATGACGAGAAAAGTAAAATAATGATAGAATTAAAAAAATAA
- a CDS encoding type II CAAX endopeptidase family protein: MKQNKILLLIEISIFILLVVFDAVGYLPITQTIYIIPFIWITLRLKKESFSSIGLSLKNIKIGKAILIGILLGIVLELFATFITTPILSSIFNAEPNLSDFQEIKGNLAMLFLFILLSWVLAAFGEEICFRGFLMNRIAALFGNNKAAWIMSLVLSSILFGWGHTEQGVTGWIQESISALFLGIIFLKSGKNLTIPIIVHGVSNTLAFILIYLGKYPGIM, translated from the coding sequence ATGAAACAGAATAAAATATTACTACTAATTGAAATTTCGATTTTTATACTGCTGGTTGTTTTCGACGCGGTCGGTTATTTACCAATCACTCAAACCATATATATTATACCTTTTATATGGATAACTCTTAGGCTAAAGAAAGAATCTTTTAGTTCAATTGGATTGAGTTTAAAAAATATTAAAATTGGTAAAGCAATCCTTATAGGCATCTTGCTGGGAATTGTTCTTGAATTGTTTGCCACCTTTATCACTACACCGATACTAAGTAGTATTTTCAATGCTGAACCAAATCTCAGTGACTTTCAAGAAATAAAAGGAAACCTGGCTATGCTTTTTCTATTTATCCTGTTATCGTGGGTATTGGCTGCATTTGGTGAGGAAATCTGCTTTAGAGGTTTTTTAATGAATAGAATCGCTGCTCTTTTTGGAAATAATAAAGCTGCCTGGATTATGAGTTTAGTTTTGTCCAGCATTTTATTTGGTTGGGGACATACTGAGCAAGGAGTAACAGGGTGGATTCAGGAAAGTATAAGTGCTTTATTTTTAGGAATTATTTTTCTGAAATCAGGCAAAAACCTTACTATTCCTATCATTGTACATGGAGTGTCAAATACTTTGGCTTTTATACTAATTTATTTGGGTAAATATCCCGGAATTATGTAG